TACGCCGGAAACGTCTAGAGATAGGCGCCCCCTTGTGGTCGGTGTACAGGTGGTGCATGGTTGTCGTCAGCTCGTGTCGTGAGATGTTGGGTTAAGTCCCGCAACGAGCGCAACCCTTGTTCTGTGTTGCCAGCGAGTAATGTCGGGGACTCACAGGAGACTGCCGGGGTCAACTCGGAGGAAGGTGGGGACGACGTCAAATCATCATGCCCCTTATGTCTTGGGCTGCACACGTGCTACAATGGCCGGTACAAAGGGCTGCGATGCCGTGAGGCGGAGCGAATCCCAAAAAGCCGGTCTCAGTTCGGATTGGGGTCTGCAACTCGACCCCATGAAGTTGGAGTTGCTAGTAATCGCAGATCAGCATGCTGCGGTGAATACGTTCCCGGGCCTTGTACACACCGCCCGTCACGTCACGAAAGTCGGTAACACCCGAAGCCGGTGGCCTAACCCGCAAGGGGAGGAGCCGTCGAAGGTGGGACCAGCGATTGGGACGAAGTCGTAACAAGGTAGCCGTACCGGAAGGTGCGGCTGGATCACCTCCTTTCTAAGGAGCACACGGCCGGATGCGAGCGAATGTCTCGCACGGTTGCTCATGGGTGGAACGTTGACTATTCGGCACAGGGCGTGAGCCCCACTAGTACTGCTTCGGCGTGGAACGTGTGGGTGATGGTCCTGGGCCGGGCACGTTGTTGGGTCCTGAGGGAACGGCTTGCCGTTGTCTCTGGGATGCCGGCTTCACTTGAGGGTGCGTCATGCTCCCGAGGGTGGATGTCTGGTCGTTGTTTGAGAACTGCACAGTGGACGCGAGCATCTGTGGCCAAGTTTTTAAGGGCGCACGGTGGATGCCTTGGCACCAGGAACCGATGAAGGACGTGGGAGGCCGCGATAGGCCCCGGGGAGCTGTCAACCGAGCTTTGATCCGGGGGTGTCCGAATGGGGAAACCCGGCAGTCGTCATGGGCTGTCACCCATACCTGAACACATAGGGTATGTGGAGGGAACGCGGGGAAGTGAAACATCTCAGTACCCGCAGGAAGAGAAAACAACCGTGATTCCGGGAGTAGTGGCGAGCGAAACCGGATGAGGCCAAACCTTGAGCGTGTGAGACCCGGCAGGGGTTGCGCTCGAGGGGTTGTGGGAAAGTTCTTCAGTCGTCTGCCGGCGGCTGGGCGAGTCAGAAACCGTATGGGTAGTCGAAGGACATGCGAAAGGTCCGGCGTAGAGGGTAAGACCCCCGTAGACGAAATCTGTACGGCTCGCTTGAGCTTCTCCCAAGTAGCACGGGGCCCGAGAAATCCCGTGTGAATCTGGCGGGACCACCCGCTAAGCCTAAATATTCCCTGGTGACCGATAGCGGATAGTACCGTGAGGGAATGGTGAAAAGTACCGCGGGAGCGGAGTGAAATAGTACCTGAAACCGTGTGCCTACAAGCCGTGGGGGCAGCCTTCGGGCTGTGACTGCGTGCCTTTTGAAGAATGAGCCTGCGAGTTTGCGGTGTGTAGCGAGGTTAACCCGTGTGGGGTAGCCGTAGCGAAAGCGAGTCCGAATAGGGCGTTCGAGTTGCATGCCCAAGACCCGAAGCGGAGTGATCTAGCCATGGGCAGGTTGAAGCGGAGGTAAGACTTCGTGGAGGACCGAACCCACCAGGGTTGAAAACCTGGGGGATGACCTGTGGTTAGGGGTGAAAGGCCAATCAAACTCCGTGATAGCTGGTTCTCCCCGAAATGCATTTAGGTGCAGCGTCGTGTGTTTCTTGCCGGAGGTAGAGCACTGGATAGGCGATGGGCCTCACCGGGTTACTGACCTTAGCCAAACTCCGAATGCCGGTAAGTGAGAGCGCGGCAGTGAGACTGTGGGGGATAAGCTCCATGGTCGAGAGGGAAACAGCCCAGAACACCGACTAAGGTCCCTAAGCGTGTGCTAAGTGGGAAAGGATGTGGAGTCGCAGAGACAACCAGGAGGTTGGCTTAGAAGCAGCCACCCTTGAAAGAGTGCGTAATAGCTCACTGGTCAAGTGATTCCGCGCCGACAATGTAGCGGGGCTCAAGCACACCACCGAAGTCGTGTCATTGCAGCAATACTCCCAACGGAGGCTGTGATGGGTAGGGGAGCGTCGTGTGCCGGGTGAAGCAGCCGAGGAATCGAGTTGTGGACGGTTCACGAGTGAGAATGCAGGCATGAGTAGCGATACAAGAGTGGGAAACTCTTGCGCCGATTGACCAAGGGTTCCTGGGTCAAGCTGATCTGCCCAGGGTAAGTCGGGACCTAAGGCGAGGCCGACAGGCGTAGTCGATGGACAACGGGTTGATATTCCCGTACCCGCTTTGAAGCGCCAACGTCGAACCAGGTGATGCTAAGGCCGTGAAGCCGGCCCGGAGTCTTCGGACGATGGGACGTGGTGGAGCCGCCGGTCCGAGCCTGTAGTAGGTGAGCGATGGGGTGACGCAGGAAGGTAGTCCAGCCCGGGCGGTGGTAGTCCCGGGGTAAGGGTGTAGGACGTTGCGTAGGCAAATCCGCGCAGCACATAGTCTGAGACCTGATGCCGAGCCGATTGTGGTGAAGTGGATGATCCTATGCTGTCGAGAAAAGCCTCTAGCGAGTTTCATGGCGGCCCGTACCCCAAACCGACTCAGGTGGTCAGGTAGAGAATACCGAGGCGTTCGGGTGAACTGTGGTTAAGGAACTCGGCAAAATGCCCCCGTAACTTCGGGAGAAGGGGGGCCATTGCTGGTGACGGGATTTTCTCCCCGAGCTGGTGGTGGCCGCAGAGACCAGCGAGAAGCGACTGTTTACTAAAAACACAGGTCCGTGCGAAGCCGTAAGGCGATGTATACGGACTGACGCCTGCCCGGTGCTGGAACGTTAAGGGGACCGGTTAGTCCGACTTCGGTCGGGCGAAGCTGAGAACTTAAGCGCCAGTAAACGGCGGTGGTAACTATAACCATCCTAAGGTAGCGAAATTCCTTGTCGGGTAAGTTCCGACCTGCACGAATGGCGTAACGACTTCTCGACTGTCTCAACCACAGGCCCGGTGAAATTGCATTACGAGTAAAGATGCTCGTTTCGCGCAGCAGGACGGAAAGACCCCGGGACCTTTACTATAGCTTGATATTGGTGTTCGGTTCGGCTTGTGTAGGATAGGTGGGAGACTGTGAGACCCGGACGCCAGTTCGGGTGGAGTCGACGTTGAAATACCACTCTGGTCGTGCTGGATGTCTAACCTGGGTCCGTGATCCGGATCAGGGACAGTGTCTGGTGGGTAGTTTAACTGGGGCGGTTGCCTCCTAAAGGGTAACGGAGGCGCCCAAAGGTTCCCTCAGCCTGGTTGGCAATCAGGTGTTGAGTGTAAGTGCACAAGGGAGCTTGACTGTGAGACTGACGGGTCGAGCAGGTACGAAAGTAGGGACTAGTGATCCGGCGGTGGCTTGTGGAAGCGCCGTCGCTCAACGGATAAAAGGTACCCCGGGGATAACAGGCTGATCTTCCCCAAGAGTCCATATCGACGGGATGGTTTGGCACCTCGATGTCGGCTCGTCGCATCCTGGGGCTGGAGTAGGTCCCAAGGGTTGGGCTGTTCGCCCATTAAAGCGGTACGCGAGCTGGGTTTAGAACGTCGTGAGACAGTTCGGTCCCTATCCGCTGTGCGCGTAGGAGTGTTGAGAAGGGCTGTCCCTAGTACGAGAGGACCGGGACGGACGAACCTCTGGTGTGCCAGTTGTCCTGCCAAGGGCATGGCTGGTTGGCTACGTTCGGGAGGGATAACCGCTGAAAGCATCTAAGCGGGAAGCCTGCTTCGAGATGAGCACTCCCACCTCCTTGAGAGGGTAAGGCTCCCAGTAGACGACTGGGTTGATAGGCCGGATATGGAAGCCCTGTGAGGGGTGGAGTTGACCGGTACTAATAGGCCGAGGGCTTGTCCTCAGTTGCTCGCGTCCACTGTGTTGTTCTGAAACAACGACCCCCACCCCCGCTCCGGCGGGCGGGTGGGCGGCGACAAGTTTCACCGTGTTTCGGTGGTCATAGCGTGAGGGAAACGCCCGGTTACATTCCGAACCCGGAAGCTAAGCCTCACAGCGCCGATGGTACTGCAGGGGGGACCCTGTGGGAGAGTAGGACGCCGCCGAACAATCATTCAGGAAAGGGCTCCAGCCGTCAGGCTGGGGCCCTTTCTGCATTTCCGGACCCGCCGCGGCTGGAACCTGTCGCGGCTGGAGCCGAGCGCTCGTCAGAGTCCGGAGCCACCGGTGGCGTCGATGATCCTCCCGGTGACCCAGCGGGCGTCGTGGGAGGCGAGGAAGGCGACGACGTCGGCGATGTCGTCGGGTTCGGCGACGCGGCCCAGGGCGGCGAGGGAGGCGGCCCGGGCCCGGGCGGCGGGGTCGTCGCGGAGCCAGGCGGCGTTGACGTCGGTGTCGACGATGCCGGGGTGGACGGAGTTGGCGGTGATGCCGCGGGGGCCGAGTTCCTTCGCGAGGTTGAGGGTGAAGGTGTCCAGTGCGCCCTTGGTCGCGGCGTAAGCGATGATCTCGGGCATCGCGATGCGGGCCGCGCCGCTGGAGACGTTGATGACGCGTCCGCCGTCGCGCAGGCGCGGCAGGGCCTGCTGGACGAGGAAGAACGGGGCGCGGACGTTGACGGCGAAAACCTCGTCGAAGTCCTGCTCGGTGAGGTCGGCGAGGGCGGCGCTGCGGCCGATCCCGGCGTTGTTGACCAGGATGTCCACGCCCCCGTCGTCGAGGTGGCCGGCCCGGGCGAGGTCGTACGCGGCCCAGAGGCGGGTGGCATCGCCGTGGGTGCCGAGCGGAGCGTGGACGGGGAAGGCGCGGCCGCCGCGGCTGTGGATGCGGTCGAGGACGGCGGTGGCGGCGGCGTGGTCGCGGGCGTAGCCGAGGGCGACGGTGGCGCCGTCCCGGGCGAGGCGTTCGGCGATGGCGCGGCCGATGCCCCGAGAGGCTCCGGTGACCAGGGCGGTCTTGCCGTCGAGCGGGCGTGCGGACATGACGGGTCCCCCTTCTCCTGGCGTCACCCATTTCTTGAGTGATCGCTCAAGAAGGAAGCTAGCACGCCCCGGCACCTTTCTTGAGCGACCGCTCTAAAATGGCTGGCATGGCAGCAGCGGAGACGGCGGGCACGAACGGCGCAACGGCCAAGCGGGGCCGCCCGCCGGCCTTCGACCGGGCGGAGGTGCTGGCGGCGGCGACCAGGCTGTTCTGGGAGCGCGGCTACCAGGCCACCTCGGTGGGCGAGTTGACCGGGGCGATGGGGATCAAGCCGGGCAGCCTGTACGCGGCGTTCGGCGACAAGGCGGCGCTGTTCCGCGAGGTGGTGGAGGCGTACGGGCACTCGCCGGAGGGGGAGTTCCTGGCGGTGGCGCTGGCCGAGGAGGCGTCGGCGCGGGCGGCGTTCGCCCGGGTCCTGCGGGAGGCGGCGCGGATCTACTCGGACCCGGAGCACCCGGCGGGCTGCCTGGTGATCTGCGCGGCCGCCAACGTCACGGCCCAGGACGAGGAGGTGGCGACGTTCCTGCGCGGGCGGCGGGCGATGAGCCTGCGGCTGTTCGAGGAGCGGCTGACGGACGCCGAGCGGCTGGGCGAGCTGCCGCCGGGGGCCTCCCCGGCGGTGCTGGCGCGGTACTTCGGGGCGGTGCTGCAGGGCATGTCGCAGCGGGCCAGGGACGGGGCGGACGCGGCGGAGCTGACGGCGACGGCCGAACTGGCGCTGGCGGCCTGGCCGGCGGCCGGGGGCCGGGGGGAGCACCCGTACGGAAACCGGGGCGGAGAACGTACGCTCGCCGGTATGCGGACTTCTGAGAACACGTCAGGTGCGGACCGGGTCGAGCGGGTCGAGGTGCTGACGCCGGAGCAGGCGGGTGCGGTGCGGGAGCTGCTCGCGGCGGCGGCCCGGGCGGACGGGCGGGAGGCGGTGTCGGAGGCCGGACGGCTGCGGATCCGGCCGGACAGCCCGCGCGAGGGGGTGCGGCACCTGGTGCAGTCGGTGGACGGGGCGGTGGTCGGCTACGCGCAGGTCGAGGGCGCCGGGCCGGGGACGGTGGAGCTGACGGTGGCGCCGGCCGAGCGCGGCCGGGCTGGGCGGCGCGCTGGTGCGCGAGGTGCTGGCGGGGGCCGGGGCCGCCGACGGGCTGGACTTCTGGGCGCACGGCGGCCTCCCGGCGGCCCGGCACCTGGCGGAGGTGCACGGGGCGGTGCTGGTGCGCGAGCTGCGGCAGATGCGGCGCACCGCGCCGGCGCCGGACGCGGTGCCGCTGCCGGCCGGCGTGGAGCTGCGGACGTTCGAGCCGGGCCGGGACGAGGCGGCCTGGCTGGCGCTGAACGCGCTGGCCTTCGCGCACCACCCGGAGCAGGGCTCCTGGACGGAGCGCGACCTGGCGGAGCGGATCGCCGAGCCGTGGTTCGACCCGAAGGGCTTCTTCCTGGCGGAGCGGGACGGCCGGCTGGTGGGCTACCACTGGACGAAGACCCAGCCGGACGGTCTGGGCGAGGTGTACGTGGTGGGGGTGGATCCGGCCGAGCAGGGTAATGGCCTGGGTAAGGCGTTGACGGCGGTGGGCCTGCGGCACCTGGTGCTGGAGCGTGGCCTGCCGACGGTGATGCTGTACGTGGACGCGGACAACGCGGCGGCTGTCCGGGTGTACGAACGGTCGGGTTTCGCCGTCCACGAGGTCGACCTGATGTACCGGTGGGAGCCGTCCGGCCCGCGCTGAGCTGGCCGAACGCGGGCGGAGGGGGACGTCCGCCCGCAGCCACAGGGGCGACGGACTCAGCTTTCCTCCCGGCCATGCGGTGTTTACCGTGGATTCAATTGACGCCGCGAAGATCACAGAATGTCGTCCGTATTGCCGCGTCCGCGTCACCGCTCCACCCACCGCCCGCCCGGGCGGGTCCCGGCCTCCCCGGGCGGGTGGACCTGGGTCGACGAGGACGACCAGCTTGCGGAGTCATGCCCTTCGCCCCACCGGGGCCGCGTCCTGCAGGAGGAGCTGGAACCGATGAGCATCCCCCGCCCCGTCTCCGACTCGGCCGGTTCGGCCGAGCGCAGCAGTGAGCAGAAGCCGGCCGCGCGGTCGGGTGTCAGGTCCGGGTCCGGTGCCGGCGGCAGGGTCGCCGCCGGCAAGGACGCGGGCAAGGAGTCCGGCAAGGAGGCGCGGCCGCGCGCGGTGCCGTCGCGCGGCAAGGCCAAGGCGGTCGAGCCCAAGACGGTCGAGCCGAAGGCGGTCGAGCCCAAGGAGGCGGCCGTCCCCGGGGCGGAGTCCGGGGCCCCGGCCGATCCGGTGCGGGCGGCGACGGCGCTGCCCGCGGCGGTGTCGGCGGCCTTCCAGGCGGGCGCCGCGGGCGCCGCGGGCGCGGAGGAGGCCGAGCTGCCGCAGGGCCGGTTCCTGGACCGCGAGCGCAGCTGGCTGGCGTTCAACGAGCGGGTGCTGGAGCTCGCGGAGGACCCGGACATCCCGCTGCTGGAGCGGGCCAAGTTCCTGGCGATCTTCGCGTCCAACCTGGACGAGTTCTTCATGGTGCGGGTGGCCGGCCTCAAGCGCCGGATCGCCACCGGGGTGGCGCAGCGCTCGGCGTCCGGCCTGCAGCCGCGCGAGGTGCTGGACCTGATCTGGCGGCGTTCGCGCGAGCTGATGGCGCGTCACGCGGCGACGTTCCAGCAGGAGGTGCTGCCGGACCTGGCGTCCGAGGGCATCGAGCTGGTGCGCTGGCCGGATCTGGCGGAGGCCGAGCAGGCCCGGCTGCACACGCTGTTCCGGCAGCAGATCTTCCCGGTCCTGACGCCGCTGGCGGTCGACCCGGCGCACCCGTTCCCGTACATATCGGGGCTGTCGCTGAACCTGGCGGTGGTGGTGCGCAACCCGGTGTCGGGGCACAAGCACTTCGCCCGGGTGAAGGTCCCGCAGTCGCTGTCCCGGTTCCTGGAGGCGTCGCCGCAGCGGTACGTGCCGCTGGAGGACGTGATGGGGGCGCACCTGGAGGAGCTGTTCCCGGGGATGGAGGTGCTCGCCCACCACGCGTTCCGGGTCACCCGCAACGAGGACCTGGAGGTGGAGGAGGACGACACCGAGAACATCCTGAAGGCGCTGGAGAAGGAGCTGATGCGGCGCCGCTTCGGCCCGCCGGTGCGCCTGGAGGTCGAGGAGTCGATCGACCCGTACATCCTGGACCTGCTGGTGCGGGAGCTGAACATCACCGAGGCGGAGGTCTTCCCGCTGCCCGGGCCGCTGGACCTGACCGGGCTGTTCGGGATCGCCGACCTGGACCGGCCGGAGCTGCGGTACCCGAAGTTCGTGGCGGGCACGGCGCGCGGGCTGACCGACGTGGAGTCGGCGACGCTGCCGGACATCTTCGCGGCGATGCGCGAGCGGGACGTGCTGCTGCACCACCCGTACGACTCGTTCTCCACCTCGGTGCAGGCGTTCCTGGAGCAGGCCGCCGCGGACCCGCACGTGCTGGCGATCAAGCAGACGCTGTACCGCACCTCCGGTGACTCGCCGATCGTGGACGCGCTGATCGACGCGGCCGAGTCCGGCAAGCAGGTGCTGGTGCTGGTGGAGATCAAGGCCCGGTTCGACGAGCAGGCGAACATCAAGTGGGCCCGGAAGCTGGAGGAGTCCGGCTGCCACGTGGTGTACGGCCTGGTCGGGCTGAAGACGCACTGCAAGCTCTCGCTGGTGGTCCGCCAGGAGGGCGACACGCTGCGCCGGTACTCGCACGTGGGCACCGGCAACTACCACCCGAAGACGGCCCGGCTGTACGAGGACCTGGGCCTGCTGACGGCGGACCAGCAGGTCGGCGCGGACCTGTCGGACCTGTTCAACCGGCTGTCGGGCTACTCGCGGCGCGAGTCGTACCGGCGGCTGCTGACCGCGCCGCGCGGGCTGCGGGACGGGCTGGTGGCGCGGATCAACGGGGAGATCGCGCACCACCGGGCCGGGCGGCCGGCCTTCGTCAAGGTCAAGGTCAACTCGATCGTCGACGAGGTGGTGATCGACGCGCTGTACCGGGCCTCGCAGGCCGGGGTGCCGGTGGACGTGTGGGTGCGCGGCATCTGCGCGATCCGGCCGGGCGTGCCCGGGCTGAGCGAGAACGTCCGGGTGCGGTCGATACTCGGGCGGTTCCTGGAGCACTCGCGGGTGTTCGTGTTCGGCAACGGCGGCGACCCGGAGGTGTGGATCGGCAGCGCCGACATGATGCACCGCAACCTGGACCGCCGGATCGAGGCGCTGGTGCGGGTCACCGACCCGGCGCACCGGGCCGAGCTGAACGGGCTGCTGGAGCTGGGCGTCTCGGACGAGACCGACTCCTGGCACCTGGGCGCCGACGGCACCTGGACCAGGCACGCGCAGGACGCCGAGGGACGGCCGCTGCGCCACGTCCAGGACCTGCTGATCGACTCGCGCCGCCGCAACCGCGGCTCCGCCGCCGCGCGCTGAGCGGCACCCCGCCCGCGCCGGGCCTCCCGGCGCGGGCGGACTGCACCCCTGGGGCAGGCCCAGGGAGGAGATCGGGGAGAGCCACAGCCATGACCGATGCGCCGACGACGGCTCCGGTGGCGCGCGCCGCGACCGCCGGGGAGGTCCTTGCCGGCTACCTGACCGTCCAGGCGGGCGCGTTCCTGCGCGCCCTGCCGCAGGCGGTCGGCGAGGCGGGGTCCAGACCGGGGGCGCTCCCGGCGTCGGCGCGGGCCGCGGACGACCTGCTGCGCGCGGTGCGCCGGGTCGGCGGGGTGCTGCACACCTTCGGGGCGGCGTTCGACCCGCAGTGGGCGCAGGAGTCGCGCACCGAGCTGCGCTGGCTGCTCGACCTGCTGGCGCGGGAGCCGGGCTGCCGGCGGCGGGCGGTGCGGCTGCTGGGCGCGCTGGACTCGCTGGCCGACACCTCGCCGGACGGGGCGGGAATGCTGGCCGGGCACGCGGGCGCGCCCAAGGCCCGGGCGCTGCTGGAGCGACAGCTCACGCTGGCCAGGACCAGGGCGCACACCGTGCTGCTGCAGGAGCTGCGCTCGGCCCGGCTGCACGCGCTGGCGGACCGGATGACGCTGCTGGCGGGGGACGTGCCGCTGGTGGCGCCGGCGGCCGCGGAGCCGGCGGCGGCGCTGCTGCCGCGGACCGCGGCGGCGCTGGGGCGCTGCTGGGGCGGGCGAGCGGCTGCCGTGGCAGCGGTCGGCGCAGGCGTACGGCGGGGCGGGCCTGCACCGGCTGGGCGCGGTGGAGGAGGAGCCGCCCGGGGTGCCGGCGGCGCGGACGGCGGCGGACGCGGACGCGGCGCTGGCGGCGGACGACGCGCCGTGGCTGCGGGCCCGGATCCTGGTGAAGCGGGCCAGGTACGCGCTGGAGGTGTGCGGGGCGCCGGGCGAGGGCCTGGCCGAGCTGGACGGGGTGCTGGCGCGGCACCAGGAGGCGTCGGACGCGGCGGTGACGGTGGCGACGGCGGCGCGCACGCCGCGGATCACCCCGGCGACGGCGTACGTGCTGGGCGTGGTGCACGCGGACCAGCGTTTGGAGGTCGAGTCGGCCCGGTACGCTTTCGGGCGCCAGTGGCCGGGGGTGGCGCCCGGGCTGGTCGGCCCGGCGGCGCTGCCGGACTGAGCCCCGTTCCCCCGCCCGGATGGACCGCGTACCGCAGATGGCAGATCGTTCCTCCCCGCCCGACCGTGCCCCGGCCCGGTCGGGCGGTGCCCGTCTCGACCGCCGTCCGGCGGCGGGCTCCCGTTCGACGGTGCTGGCGGCGGGGGCGGTGCTCTGGGTGCCGGGGCCGCCGAAGAAGGGCGGCAAGGGCCGCAAGAAGCCGCGGATCGCGCTGGTGCACCGGCCCAAGTACGACGACTGGAGCCTGCCCAAGGGGAAGCTGGACCCGGGCGAGGGCTGGCGGACGGCGGCGCTGCGCGAGGTGCTGGAGGAGACCGGGATGCGCTGCGTGCTGGGCCCCGAGCTGCCGGTGCAGCACTACCTGGCGAACGGCCGGCCGAAGGAGGTCCGATACTGGTCGGCGGTGCCGACGGGCGGCTCGTTCCGGCCGAACCGGGAGGTGGACCGGCTGGAGTGGCTGCCGCCGCGGCGGGCCAAGGAGCGGCTGACCCACCCGCGCGACCGGGTGCTGGTGGACGCGCTGCTGGAGCTGCTGCTCGGCTGAGGGCCGTCCGGGTGGTCCGCCCCGGTCGTCCGGGTGATCTGCCCGCGCCCGGGCCGTGACGCAACCGTTACTACCGGCCGCAGTTTCCTGACGTCCCTTCGAGGTTCACTCCCCGTTCATTTGTGACGGGCTGACGCGTCACCTGTCCTGCCTAACTTCTGGGTTACCGGAGGGCCGAAAGGGCCCCGGACCACAGCAAAACCGGTCGTTCCGAGACCGGCATTGCCTCAGAAAGGGACACCCAGTGAACCTGCGGAACGGCCGCTCCAAGGCCCTCGCCATCGGTGCCGTCGCGCTCGTCTCCACGCTGTCGCTCTCGGCTTGCGGCACGGACGACAACACCAAGAACACCACCGGTTCGTCGTCGGCCTCGGGTGGCGCCGCCGCCCCCACCGCTGCCAAGATCGCCTGCGCCGACAAGGGCGGCCAGCTGCTGGCCGCGGGTTCGACCGCGCAGACCCCGGCGATCGACGTCTGGAAGGCCGCCTACAGCGCCGCCTGCTCCAGCGCCACCCTGACCTACGGCGGCGGCGGCTCCGGTGCCGGCGTCACCCAGTTCAACCAGGGCAAGATCGCCTTCGCGGGTTCCGACTCGGCCCTGAAGCCGGCCGAGGTCGACGCCTCCAAGAGCGTCTGCACCGGTGGCCAGGCGATCGACCTCCCGATGGTCGGCGGCCTGATCTCGATCGTCTTCAACGTCGAGGGTGTCGACAAGCTGGTCCTGGACGGCCCGACCCTGGCGAAGATCTTCGACGCGCAGATCACCAAGTGGAACGACCCGGCGATCGCCGCCCTGAACGCGGGCGTGAACCTGCCGGCCGCCGACATCCAGGCGATCCACCGCTCGGACGACTCCGGCACCACCGCCAACCTGACCGGCTACCTGGCCAAGGCCGGCGGCGGCAACTGGAAGTACCCGGCCTCCAAGACCTGGGCGGGCCAGGGCGGCCAGTCCGCGAACGGCTCCGCCGGCGTCGCCTCGCAGGTCAAGGGCGTCAAGAACTCGATCTCCTACGTCGAGCTGTCCTACGCCCAGACCAACAAGCTGAACAGCGCCTCGATCAACACCGGCGCCTCCAAGCCGGTCGAGGCCACCGCCGCCAACGCCGCCGCCACCCTGGCCGCCGCCAAGGTCATCGGCACCGGTGCCGACCTGGCGCTGGACATCGACTACGCGACCAAGGCCGAGGGCAACTACCCGCTGACCCTGGTCACCTACGAGATCGTCTGCGACAAGGGCAACAAGGCCGACAGCCTGCCGGT
The window above is part of the Kitasatospora sp. NA04385 genome. Proteins encoded here:
- a CDS encoding SDR family oxidoreductase; the encoded protein is MSARPLDGKTALVTGASRGIGRAIAERLARDGATVALGYARDHAAATAVLDRIHSRGGRAFPVHAPLGTHGDATRLWAAYDLARAGHLDDGGVDILVNNAGIGRSAALADLTEQDFDEVFAVNVRAPFFLVQQALPRLRDGGRVINVSSGAARIAMPEIIAYAATKGALDTFTLNLAKELGPRGITANSVHPGIVDTDVNAAWLRDDPAARARAASLAALGRVAEPDDIADVVAFLASHDARWVTGRIIDATGGSGL
- the pstS gene encoding phosphate ABC transporter substrate-binding protein PstS encodes the protein MNLRNGRSKALAIGAVALVSTLSLSACGTDDNTKNTTGSSSASGGAAAPTAAKIACADKGGQLLAAGSTAQTPAIDVWKAAYSAACSSATLTYGGGGSGAGVTQFNQGKIAFAGSDSALKPAEVDASKSVCTGGQAIDLPMVGGLISIVFNVEGVDKLVLDGPTLAKIFDAQITKWNDPAIAALNAGVNLPAADIQAIHRSDDSGTTANLTGYLAKAGGGNWKYPASKTWAGQGGQSANGSAGVASQVKGVKNSISYVELSYAQTNKLNSASINTGASKPVEATAANAAATLAAAKVIGTGADLALDIDYATKAEGNYPLTLVTYEIVCDKGNKADSLPVLKSFLNYTVSADGQQAIGAVGYVPLPTELAAKVKTQIDALA
- a CDS encoding RNA degradosome polyphosphate kinase; the encoded protein is MSIPRPVSDSAGSAERSSEQKPAARSGVRSGSGAGGRVAAGKDAGKESGKEARPRAVPSRGKAKAVEPKTVEPKAVEPKEAAVPGAESGAPADPVRAATALPAAVSAAFQAGAAGAAGAEEAELPQGRFLDRERSWLAFNERVLELAEDPDIPLLERAKFLAIFASNLDEFFMVRVAGLKRRIATGVAQRSASGLQPREVLDLIWRRSRELMARHAATFQQEVLPDLASEGIELVRWPDLAEAEQARLHTLFRQQIFPVLTPLAVDPAHPFPYISGLSLNLAVVVRNPVSGHKHFARVKVPQSLSRFLEASPQRYVPLEDVMGAHLEELFPGMEVLAHHAFRVTRNEDLEVEEDDTENILKALEKELMRRRFGPPVRLEVEESIDPYILDLLVRELNITEAEVFPLPGPLDLTGLFGIADLDRPELRYPKFVAGTARGLTDVESATLPDIFAAMRERDVLLHHPYDSFSTSVQAFLEQAAADPHVLAIKQTLYRTSGDSPIVDALIDAAESGKQVLVLVEIKARFDEQANIKWARKLEESGCHVVYGLVGLKTHCKLSLVVRQEGDTLRRYSHVGTGNYHPKTARLYEDLGLLTADQQVGADLSDLFNRLSGYSRRESYRRLLTAPRGLRDGLVARINGEIAHHRAGRPAFVKVKVNSIVDEVVIDALYRASQAGVPVDVWVRGICAIRPGVPGLSENVRVRSILGRFLEHSRVFVFGNGGDPEVWIGSADMMHRNLDRRIEALVRVTDPAHRAELNGLLELGVSDETDSWHLGADGTWTRHAQDAEGRPLRHVQDLLIDSRRRNRGSAAAR
- a CDS encoding NUDIX hydrolase; amino-acid sequence: MADRSSPPDRAPARSGGARLDRRPAAGSRSTVLAAGAVLWVPGPPKKGGKGRKKPRIALVHRPKYDDWSLPKGKLDPGEGWRTAALREVLEETGMRCVLGPELPVQHYLANGRPKEVRYWSAVPTGGSFRPNREVDRLEWLPPRRAKERLTHPRDRVLVDALLELLLG